The following coding sequences lie in one Oryza brachyantha chromosome 10, ObraRS2, whole genome shotgun sequence genomic window:
- the LOC102705755 gene encoding MLO-like protein 9, giving the protein MSGGGEGGGGDGSRALDQTPTWAVAAVCAVIVAASILLEGLLHHLGQWFSKRRKKALFDALEKVKSELMTLGFISLLLSVTGRYISRICIPVGAADTMLPCSLRRSSEHEQPGVGPGRRHLSGDPTNFKCAKGMVSLVSADGLHQLHIFVFFLAVFHVAFSAITMSLGRAKARIWKEWEKETCSLTYEFSYDPSKFRLTHQTSFVRQHASCWSRSTVLLYFVSFFRQFFRSVRRTDYLTLRHGFIAAHLSPGTRFNFRKYIKRSLEDDFKTVVGISAPLWASALAVMLFNVHGWHNLFWFSTIPLVVTLAVGTKLQAIIAIMAVEIKERHTVIQGMPVVKLSDEYFWFGKPRLVLHLIHFASFQNAFEITYFFWIWYEFGLRSCFHDNFELIIARVCLGVVVQFMCSYITLPLYALVSQMGSQMKRTIFDEQTAKALKKWHKAVVKKKQQQKGSSHEPASETPRPSTATTTTTEAASQCDCDAAVAVPLRHLHRYKTIAHVGATGSLSDSDCSDTDMAASSSPTRHLIPPTKQRSLDAGREEVRADVGATPERHDSFSFPRLAAQNVHPK; this is encoded by the exons atgagcggcggcggtgaaggaggaggaggggatggCTCGAGGGCGCTGGACCAGACGCCGACGTGGGCCGTGGCGGCCGTCTGcgccgtcatcgtcgccgctTCCATCCTCCTCGAgggcctcctccaccacctcggCCAG TGGTTCagcaagaggaggaagaaggcgcTGTTCGACGCTCTGGAGAAGGTCAAATCCG AGCTGATGACGCTGGGGTTCATATCGTTGCTGCTCAGTGTCACGGGGAGATACATATCGCGCATCTGCATTCCGGTGGGCGCCGCGGACACCATGCTGCCCTGCAGTCTCCGGAGGAGTTCAGAGCATGAGCAGCCCGGTGTTGGCCCTGGCCGGCGGCACCTATCTGGAGATCCAACCAATTTTAAGTGCGCCAAA GGTATGGTGTCCCTTGTTTCAGCTGATGGGCTTCACCAGCTGCACATCTTCGTGTTCTTCTTGGCCGTCTTTCATGTAGCATTCAGTGCTATTACGATGTCCCTGGGTAGAGCAAAG GCACGTATATGGAAGGAGTGGGAGAAGGAGACTTGCTCCCTTACCTATGAGTTTTCATATG aTCCCTCAAAGTTCAGGCTTACCCATCAAACATCTTTTGTGAGACAACATGCAAGCTGTTGGAGCAGAAGCACTGTTCTGCTCTATTTT GTGAGCTTCTTTAGGCAGTTTTTCAGATCTGTTAGAAGGACAGACTACCTAACTTTGCGGCATGGATTCATTGCT GCTCATTTATCTCCAGGAACTAGGTTCAATTTTCGAAAGTACATCAAAAGATCACTGGAGGATGATTTCAAAACAGTTGTTGGCATTAG TGCACCCTTATGGGCTTCTGCGTTGGCTGTCATGCTCTTCAATGTTCATG GATGGCACAACTTGTTCTGGTTCTCTACAATCCCCCTTGTA GTGACTTTAGCAGTTGGAACAAAGCTGCAGGCTATAATTGCAATTATGGCTGTTGAAATTAAAGAGAGGCATACAGTAATTCAAGGAATGCCAGTGGTGAAACTCAGTGATGAATATTTTTGGTTCGGGAAGCCTCGTCTAGTTCTTCATCTTATCCATTTCGCATCATTCCAG AATGCATTTGAAATTACATATTTCTTTTGGATTTGG TACGAATTTGGGTTGAGGTCCTGCTTCCATGACAACTTTGAGCTTATCATTGCCAGAGTCTGCCTTGG CGTCGTCGTCCAATTTATGTGCAGCTATATCACACTTCCACTCTATGCCCTCGTATCTCAG ATGGGATCGCAGATGAAGAGGACGATCTTCGACGAGCAGACGGCGAAGGCCCTGAAGAAATGGCACAAGGCAGTggtgaagaagaagcagcagcagaagggGTCGTCCCACGAGCCTGCTTCAGAGACGCCGAGACcgagcacggcgacgacgacgacgacggaggcggcgagccaGTGCGACTgcgacgccgccgtggccgtgcCGTTGCGTCACCTCCACCGGTACAAGACCATCGCCCACGTCGGCGCGACGGGGTCGCTGTCCGACTCGGACTGCTCGGACACGGACATGGcggcgtcctcgtcgccgacgaggCACCTGATACCGCCCACCAAGCAGCGGAGCCTCGACGCCGGGCGCGAGGAGGTGCGCGCGGACGTCGGCGCCACGCCGGAGCGCCATGACAGCTTCTCCTTCCCGAGGTTGGCTGCTCAGAATGTGCATCCGAAATGA